From the Acidovorax sp. NCPPB 3576 genome, the window TGAGGAGATCGCCTCTATCGCAAAGCGATTTGGTGTTAGCCGCGAGTCATTGATCATTCGCCTAATTACCCTTCAGCGAACCGACTGGCCTTTTTTTCAACGAAAGAGGACGCAGTACCGCATCGAGTACGAAGAACAGAGGCAACGGCAAGCCGCTGCACCCCCGAAGCCAATTCCCCGAAACATGCCTCAGGAGGCGCTTTCGAATTTTGGACGCCCGTTCATTGGGCTAGTGATAGGAAACTACTTTCAGGATCGACTGACCTTGAGCGAGGTATCTGGCTATTTGGGTCTTCGTACTAAGCACGTCGAAAAACTGCAACGCTTGGCTTTCGGGATGTAATGCCGTCGAAACAAATTGCCCGCTATAGCATCGATTCAAGCTCGCTGATTCACGCGTGGTGGCGCGCGTATCCACCCGAGAACTTCGCATCATTTTGGGTACGGCTAGATGAAATGGCTGATGCTGGAATCATCGTCGCCTCTGTTGAAGTCCACAATGAACTCAAGAAGAAGGATGACGATATTCACGAATGGTGCAAAAAGCGATCGCCTAACTTCTGCGTCGAGATTGACGAGAATCAACAGGATCACCTTGCGCATATCCTTGGCACCTATCCACGACTAGTCGACACAGTAAAGGGACGCTCAGAAGGTGACCCGTTTGTCATCGCACTTGCGCGGTCGTTCGAGTCGCCCCTTTGCGTAATTTCGCAAGAAGGGCCGGGCAAGAAGAACAGCCCTAAGATTCCGGACGTCTGCTTAGCCGAGCGCATCCAATGTGTGAACTTGGTCGACTTCATTCGCGCTGAAGCGTGGCGCTTCTAGATTTTTCCGGTGCTGCCTTGATGGGCCGTGTCCACGTAGCCGGCCACGCCGCTCCAGTTACCTCCAAGTCGATGAAGGTCACGCCGCCCGATTCGGTCAGCCGTGGCCCCAGCCGCCGTGGCAGCGAAGACCCGCATGACACACGGCTCAAGCTGCGAGCGCCTGCGCACTCTCCCCAAAGTAGAAGTACCGAATGCCGTCCCGCTCCCGCAGCGCATCCGCCGGCTCCGACAACACCGCCCGCCCCGCATCCAGCACCGTAGCCCGATCCGCATACTGCAGCGCCACCGCAGAGTTCTGTTCGGCCACCAGCAGCGTCAAACCCTCCTCGCGGTTCAGCCGCTTGAGCTGCGCGAAGATCTCCTGCACCACGCGCGGCGCCAGGCCCATCGAGGGCTCATCCAGCACCAGCAGGCGCGGGCGCGACATCAGCGCGCGGCCGATGGCGGTCATCTGCTGCTCGCCGCCGGATGCCAGGCCCGCGGGCGTGCGCCGCTTGTCCCGCAGGCGCGGAAAGAGGGCGTACACCCGCTCCAGGTCGTGCACGATCTCGCCGCGCCGCGCGCTGCGGCCCAGGGCGCCGGTGACCAGGTTGTCTTCCACCGACAGGCTGGGAAAGCAGTGCCGGCCTTCCAGCACCGGCACCAGCCCGGCGCGCACCAGGGTGGCCGGGCTGGCGTGTGCCACGTCCTGCCCGTCGTAGGTGATGCGTCCGGCGGTGACCTGCCCGCGCTCGGCCGGCAGCAGGTGCGACACGGCCTTGAGCGTGGTGGATTTGCCGGCGCCGTTGGCGCCCAGCAGCGCGTGGATCTCGCCGGCGCGCACCTCGAAGCCCACGCCGTGCAGCGCAGCGATGGCGCCCTGGTAGACGGCCTGCACTGCATCGACGGTGAGTAGCGCGGGGGGCGGGCTCGCCATGGCGTTCACTCACCCACTCAGGCCGCGCGGGCCAGGGGTCGCGCCTGCGCCGCATTGGCCGCACCGGTATCGGTCGGCGTCACAGCCACCGCCGTGGGCCGGCCGGGGCCGGCGCCGATCTGCCACACGTAGGGCGGCTCGGTGCCGTTGATGTGCCAGTCGCCCACGATGCGCGCCTTGTAGATCACCGG encodes:
- a CDS encoding DUF4411 family protein codes for the protein MPSKQIARYSIDSSSLIHAWWRAYPPENFASFWVRLDEMADAGIIVASVEVHNELKKKDDDIHEWCKKRSPNFCVEIDENQQDHLAHILGTYPRLVDTVKGRSEGDPFVIALARSFESPLCVISQEGPGKKNSPKIPDVCLAERIQCVNLVDFIRAEAWRF
- a CDS encoding ABC transporter ATP-binding protein, giving the protein MASPPPALLTVDAVQAVYQGAIAALHGVGFEVRAGEIHALLGANGAGKSTTLKAVSHLLPAERGQVTAGRITYDGQDVAHASPATLVRAGLVPVLEGRHCFPSLSVEDNLVTGALGRSARRGEIVHDLERVYALFPRLRDKRRTPAGLASGGEQQMTAIGRALMSRPRLLVLDEPSMGLAPRVVQEIFAQLKRLNREEGLTLLVAEQNSAVALQYADRATVLDAGRAVLSEPADALRERDGIRYFYFGESAQALAA